TAGAGCAATAATCATGAGCCTACCAcctcaataaaaattattattctctAAAATTAGAAAGTGGTAAAAGATATTGAATAATGTTTAATGTTTACAacaatttgaaattatgaCAAACCATGTAACacctgttggatgatggaagttggatgatggaagtcctacatcgactaatttagggaatgatcatgagtttataagtaaggaatattaactccattggtatgaggccttttggagaagcccaaagcaaagccatgagagattatgctcaaagtggacaatatcataccattgtggagagtcgtattcgtctaacatggtatccgagccatgccctaaacttctTATACAATGAGTTTATGAAATAATTAGTCTCCAAAAAGCTCACTTTTTCATAATAAAGGCCATTCTTTAATGAGAAAGCAAGGAAAAAGGGGGGGCTTTGGCATCACATAGCAAAGTCAGCAAGCAATCTGTTTGTCACTTTATCGATTGACTTTTACTATTTAAGATATGAAACACATAGCTTTCTACCTGATTTTCGCTATTTATAGTGCCACTGATATCAATCCCATTAGAGTTAATTGGCTCACAAATAATGATTATGCACCCCACTTTggcttccttcttccttttgGTGTGAGGGGGAAACCCCACTTCTTCGTACCCTTTTCACAAATGACCTTTTTTAAAACACCTTCTTCGATGCCACAGATGAATATATTAGGTTCAATAGTACGtattttgatgtttattttatttcctgcGGATTGTAgctaaaataataacaaatctTGCATAATCTAAATATGAGACTCATGATTTGATGGTCGGTACTCATGTTGTCACAAAACAATGGATGGAACAGCCCAAGGTACTCATGTTGTCACAAAATAAttgatgtaacgacccaagccttctgttagcaaatatttcttctttgggttttctcctTCGAGGTTTCCCTCAAGAATTTTACAATGCGTatgctagaaagaggtttctacactatTATAAAAGGTGTTATGTTCTCCTCTCAACCGATGTGcccaaaggggacaatatttgttagcggtttggtttggtctgttacaaatggtatcagagccagacaccgggtgatgtgctagcgagaaggCGGAGCTCCGAAAGGGAGTGGATATGAGGCGATGTGATAGCAAAGActctgggctccgaagggatccggaggaacgagtgctagcaaggacgatTGTCGAAAGGAAggagtgctagcaaggacgctaagctccaaagggaggtggattgtaagatctcacatcggttgtgGAGGAGAAAAACACTTCTCGTGGTTGGGTCATAAATTTTTCTTGTGACAACTAAGTAAAGGAgtggtacatgaatgaactatCACCTCATCTGAATGAGAAGGACCCTTAGAATGGAATAGTTAgaaaagacttaaaagaattaaaagtcaCTAGCTATACTCGCAAAATGCACCTTCCTTTTCATtgactcaatcataggaaTTTCATGGTTCAGCGTATTTTACTTGGAGTACTTCTATATTGTGTGATCTAATAGGAATTGTAGGTGAGTGAGGATAAAGCATACTGAACAGACTCATTGTGGTTTGTGAGgataattttcactcttaagaagaTAGGAAATGTGACCATGTTGTAGGAGATACCAAAGGAACATACCGACCATCAAGTGccaaatttagattttgaatcatCTTTGTACGTGGATTGTCACACTCCTAATCTCAATAAATTCATTCCGTTATAGACTCCTAATTAAGAAAGAGGTGAtgaaatgactaaaatgctcTAGGATTGTGTTCgacttttattatatatatctactcttttattttatatttttcttaggTCTTAGGGTCTTCTGctacattttcaaatttaatatcataCCCGACCTTTTAGTCTTTTTAACTCATGGTAGCACATTGGTCGTACATGCATCACATAATCATACAAATTACTCTTTCAACAATTCGTATCAACATGGTACACGTTATttatatatcaaataattCATTCAGCAAAGAAATAAGACGCTTTTGTTTAATACTAAAGTTCAGTATCACGAATCACCATCACAACGTACATGTACAACTGTTAGAACACAAGTCTTTCTAAAACAACTCAAAGAACTCTAGAACGTACTCAAAATCTAAAACAATCTAAAATGCGATGAACCATCAAACTGAGGTGAATATTGGGTCGAATTGAGCCAATATCAAGTTCAATTAGGTCATACTAAGGTAAACTGAGCCAAATTGGTCTAAAATCAAGTCGAACCGAAACTAATCCATGTAAACCAAATTGAATCGATCTAAAACTCAACGTTCCTGTTGTTCCTCAAcatgagagagagatggagaaaacaaaaaactagcAGCTCCAAGGAGATTGGAAAAGAACCAAAACATAATTGAGAGAGGATAAATAAAGTTGATATCATGGCGGTTGCATAAACTTCCTTGGACGAATCGAAGAATGGATCAAACTCTATCCAAAACTAGTCTTTTGTTACAAATATATCTACCATAGTCCAATCTTTTGATTGATTTCTCAACTTTGTGCTTAATCACttggaattttaaattttattttgtttaagatCGTTGTTAAAATGTTTGAATAAtcattacattattattttattacatataCGTTCATCAAATATCTatctaaatatctttaaactttgtacttatctcaaaaatattattaaattttttaaaattttaaaaatattcttaaattttcaaaaaaaaaaaatctcaaaaataatttcaccAAATGAATCGttagtgttttgttttaaaaatactctcaaaattcaaaaaaatatctctaaactttcaaaattctaaaaataaaaaatttcatcaactCTTACCGCTCAACTTTAAAAAGATTCATCAatacttttcaacttttttaaaaaaattcaaaaattcttttattagtattatgtttaaaaaatacctataaaattttaaaagtaacattaatatccttaacatttataaaagaaacgttccaaaaaaattcttatcaTTAAGGACGAAAATCTTTTAACGACACTGCATAGATTATCTCTATACTCTTTAACTTTTAACGATACTATTTATGTTTACTTGGTGGGGATAAATTTGCATGatcttcataattaaaatggatCTCAAAAGACAACTTTATAGTAATATGGGGAAAACCACTTAACTTTGTCCCATTTAGTGGAAATCCCCATCTCCATTATTTCAACTCACACACACACCACAACCATGTCAATCCTAATAACACTCAgttctttccatttccatttcccttTTTGCCTTAAAAAGATGAGAGACTCAAAggaaaaccaaacaaaaatgagaagaaatggCCTATTGCTAATCGGGCTATTGTTGCTTTTGTGTTCCTCTTGCTTGCATGCAGCTCATGCAAAGCCATATGAGGCCATGGAAGCTCCGAAGAAGCAACTAAAGCGGCAGCTGAGTGAAGATGGCAAGCCCCATGTGCGTCGTTATCCGGAAGATACAAGTTTAAAGAACCATCACTTTATTTCAAGACAAGCTTTCATCAACTATGGTGGTGCCTAAAAACATTATGTGCCTGTTTATTTTTACACAACATTTGGTGTTTTAAGCCTCTAATTACGTGtgcgtattttttttttatgtttgatgaGTCGGGATGAGACTAATTTAATAGAGAAAATATGTCTCAACACATTAAACTATGCTGGGAATGTCATTAGGTTTGCGTttataatattgtttgtttgcaAACACAACATCCTTTGTCATTGGGTGAACACAAATGACATCACTACAAACTATGTAGTGGCTATATCTGGTTCGAAAGGTTGTTTTCGGTACATCTTcgtctttaattttaatttggtgaTATCTTGATTGGAggtctattttaaaaaataccgtTGCTTCTCGGAATTAGTCGAATAGGTCTTCCGTTCATGGAATATATGCTAAAGGTTTGGTCTTGCCTGtctctgtttttattttcgatTTCTACCATTTTCGATTTCTACcattgttatatatatatgaaaaaaaaaataatatgtttacataataaaaaaatatgttaatatcAAGTAACAAtgtctattatatataattataaaagtatatgaatttttttaaatgatgatatcaaagtttctcttcaattgatatcaaacaaagaaaacaatccaCAATCTCACAAATAAACTTCTAAAATTCATGTAACGAGACACCCAAAATCAATTCATCGAGTTGAATTCTGTTGTTCTATGATGTATAAGAcacttattatattttcttgggTGGTTTTGAATTTCTCAACAAGATAATTGGAATAGCTAGATGTAGACTACGTGTATCGATATTGTTAGCTCAGCCAACATCCGAATAAGCCACTAGCACACTAGGAACAATGAATGGACGAAAGGTAAGGTCAAAGTGGAGTGTTCCCTTGACATAGCGAATAATGCACttgacagcaagaaagtgatctTTAGTAGGGGCATGCCAAAATTGATTGACATAATTGATAGCATAGAAAATCTCTGGACGCGTAATTGTCAAGTACTGAAGGGCGCCAGCAAGAGATCAATAGAGAGTAGgattagagaaaggagaaccatcTGCAATCAACTGTTGAAAAACAACCATGGGGTGTAGACTGATTTGTCATCGAGCAAAtgagcacgagtaagaatatctcaaACTTATTTTAACTAACTAATAAAAAGACCATCAGGAGTGGAtgaagcttcaagaccaagaaagtaactgagaGAGCTCAAAATGAAGCTGGCGAGTAAAGCTCTCAAGAAAAGATGGGTTGTTACCAttaacaataatgtcatcaacataaacaaGCAAATATATAAGGTTAGAATGttgatgaaagacaaaaagagaTGTGTCGTGCGACTGCAAAAAGAATccaagtgtgagaagaaatgagttGAAACGTTGAAACCAGACGCGAAAAGACATGAGTGGTAAAGCGAAGATCAATATATCAAGAGATTATTTCATACGAACATGCTCACTTAGAGTGTCATTGagaaaagcattcttgacatcaagttgtcgAAGATACCATTTAATTATGACATCAAGAGAAAGCACAAATAGCAGTAGGTTTGACAACCAGACGGAAAGTCGAGACTAGAAACCTTagtataacctttggcaacaagacgagCCTTGAAACGCTTCACATATCCAccaagcaaatatttaatgtGAAACACAATGTTGGTGTTGGTAGGGCGAGGAACCAAAATCCAAGTGTCATTTTGTCATAAAGCTCGAATTTCCACATTTGTGGAAGCAAGTCAAGCAGGATTCTTAGTGACATATTTGAATCATCTTGGCTAAGTGGATTCAAGAAGAGCATAAAGAAGTCCATATGAGCCCAAAACACTAAGATTTGTTGGATGACAAATCTTGAAAATACCAGCTTTAGCTGGTGTGATCCTAGAATgagagcccaaagaagagGAGGACTCAGTAGCATGTTCAATAGATGGCAGATCAGAAGCCAAGGGTGGCAAAGAGGACCCTGCAACAAAAGTATCAACTTGCACATGCTCATCCACAAGGTCAGAACAAATCACGCGAAGAGGAGTTGGATCGAAGAATGTGCGATGAAGGAGTAGGGCAGATGATCAATATGATAAAGACGCggttccaagaaatttgaaatatgaagaGAGGAAAGAGGTTGGGTTTGGGAGCTAGAGACCGTAGGAAAGTGAGTCTCATCAAATTGAGCGTGGGGTGATGTATAGCCTAGTGGTGGTGGGATCAAGAGAACGAAACTCTTTATGAGATAGACTATAACccaagaaaatacaaagaatgTTGCAGGGAGAAAGTTTGCTAGGCATATAATCTCGCTAGCAAGGATAAACACGACAACCGAAGGaatgaaaattgtcataatgcGGAGAATAGTCATAGAGAAGTTCAAAGGGTGACTTACCTCCAAGAAGTGGAGTGGGCAACCAGTTGAGATATAGCTACTAGAGTGGGAGAGTCAAAGTCGAAAAAAGGATTCCTCCGTGCTAAAAGCGTCAACCCAAGAACGAGAAGAAAGATGGGAGTGGAAGAGAAGGGTCAAGCCAATTTCAGTCACATGACCATGTTTTCTATCAACTAGACCATTTTGAGCAAGTGTATATGGGCAAGAAAGTTGATGATGGATGACAGAAATACGCAAGTGATTAAAGCAAGTGCTAGTAAATTTGACACCTCTATCGCTTTGAAAAACGTGGATCAAGCATAATGTTAGttttccataaattttttaaatcgaaGAAAAGTATCCAAGAAatcacatttaaattttaaaggagAAAGACAAGTGAATAAgaaataatcatcaataaaaataagatagtAAAGAAAATTCAGGAAGGACCCCAAAGATCAATAAGGTCTAATACATGGGACGACCTATGTTCATTGCGGGAATAAGGAAATCAATGACTTTTCGCGAGCTGACACCTACTACATAGCGAAGACAATAAAGACGTAAGAGAAAATGgtctttttatataaaaaaaaaaaaaaggaaaaaataacaaaataattcatataacCGATGCGAGCATGTCATACATCATATGaatcacataaaaatttatttttaaggacATAAATAAAGGAAGAGTTGTCGCACTCCATCACATATagccctccatctcttttaccgGTCATCACCACCCTTCGTGTTTGACAATTCTGGACAACAAGAAgattattaataaatgtaatataaagagaaaaatcaaacattaatttacgaatggaaataaaaatttcattgagATGAAAGATAAACAAGACATCTAATGAatgaatatttggaacaaGACAAAGAGTATCGGTGTGGGTAATGAGTAGGTTGGCACCATTCTCTACTATCACAGAGTATTTACCCCTGTAATTTTTAGACCGATCCAAAATAGATAAATCGACAGTTATATAGGTCGAAGTTCCAATATCCAAAAATCAATTAGTAGCCTCACTAAAAGTAGCATTGGTCTTACAATTGGAGATTTAACTACGAGTTCGAGTTATAGCTAGAAAGATTTTATTGAGAATATTTAATCTTGCTCATATTTTGATTTACTTTTAGTTtgtttaattcaaaataaaaatctaagttGATTACGGTGCTTACTACATGAAATGAAGTGTTTATTCCCAATAGTCACATTATATTGGAAGAGATTTctcttgtaaaaaaaatagttaaagaGGAGGACGCTAAAACCAAGCCAAAAAGTTATAGGAATGAACTTTCAAATGTAATAGAATattgaatcaatttttatttattaataactaaacAAAAGGTTAACCAAATAAATACtttgaatgattataaagatattttttagagTCATTTTAGTCTCTTTTTCTGTAACTTCAGTAAGGTCGCGATTTCTATAAGATCTTTCTTGCTATAACtcgaatataaaattaagacTCAGAACCCCATCACAACCCTACaacataatttctttaaatattatacatattttataggttttcatttattttattttattttattttcaatgatgTTCTTCCTAGAAGATTTCGACGAATAATATTTTTGCAATACTTGAAATAAAGAGTGAAGAAATAAACTAGTAGATTCTTAATACCACAATTACTCACCATTTTCGAGCATGATAGTGTACACTTTAAGCTtaagctctcatgattttgctttgcttccccaaaaggcttcataacagtagagatagtattccccTGAATTACCAATGTGTGACTCACTCTCAATAACCCTCGAACATAttagtcattttcttttcgacAGTCACCACGGctagaaacaaacaacaaatttgGAAGCATATATCAAGAGAAACAGTAGTTATGATGCCCAGTAAAATCCAGTAACAGTTGAAAGTACAAAAATTATTCCTAAAAGACATGGGGGTTGCTAAATCCTTCAGTTTTCAGTGTCAATCATGCAGCGAAGAGACAACAGGCAGGCACAGGCAGTAGCATTGGAAAAGATGGAAAGTACAAAGCAGCAGACTTACACAAAAAAGCTGAACAGAATATATTCATTACAGCTCCCCATCTAATAATCAGCATTGCAATGTTTCTTTCATCAAAATAATGCGCAAAGATAGTGAAATGGATAGGATACCTGTCCACCTTTCTTTCATCTCTTGGGTTTCTTCAAACCAATGGATTTTTGTGGGCTATTGTTAGTATGATCAACCAATTCCTTTTGCTTTTACCATCGAAAGAAGTTGGTTAGAGCCAAATTACCCCACAAAATCATGGATCATTTCACTTCCATAATGGCGTAGTAGTTGCTCATCTTGTTGCTGCTGTTGATGGTGAGCACTCTCGACTCGGTGGCGAAGGCCTAATGTTAGAGAGACTGCTCCGACTCCTCCGACGTCGACCGTGCTGGCTCGATATGGCACGAACCCCATCAATTCTCCTTCCGTGTTGGACTGAACCCCATTGTCCAATTTGGATGGTTTGCCTTGATCCCACTGACTAGTAATTTCATTCACAACACCATGGCTTTTTAGAGGCTGTTGTTCACTACTGGTCCAACCGGCTGTGTTTTCTATTGTAACATGGCCTTTGTTGTTCATTTCTGCCATGCTCTTGGTTTCTAGCATGTGTATCTCTTCTACCATTGGCTTCCACACCCGCACTCGTGCATTTATGAACCAATTCGACACCTGAAATATGCGGtcatattttgaaataaatatatgataaatcAAGTAATAATGGCACACTATTATTGTTATAACCACGAActtcacaatggtacgatattgtccattttgagcataagctctcgtgactttgcttttgctttCCTCAAAAGGcttcgtaccaatggagatgtattccttacttataaactcatgatcaaccccttaattagccgatgtgggactcctcttccaacaatccttaGCTATACTTCGTAGATGCCAAGCAATGGCATCCTACTTTTATGCCACAAATCAACcagaaggaaacaaaacagCAAGAGAAACTGTCCTAACAACCGGATTAGACACCCTTTTCCACAAAAAAGAAGTCTAATAATGATCATAATTCAATAAGAAGAGAAACATTATGATACCTGGTTTCGAGATAAGCCTGTTTGAGTGGCCAACATGTGTTTATCTGTGTCCGTGGGGTACCTGATATATcagcaaaaaaaaagaagtgagAGATTTCTCAAGTCAGCCCTGAAGAAGTAGAGTCTAATAGGGGATCATACGGGTGAAGAAAATGCTCAAAGAGCCAGGCTCTAAGAATTGCCACAGCACGTTCAGGCAAGCCTCTCTGCGGCCTCCAAACATTTTGGGATTCGAGGAATCCGATATTAACAATGCCAGTTTTTTGCTTTTGGAAGCTCTGTTCCATGTATTTCCTGCCGCTTGTCCCAGCAGAGATGGACGACGAATCCTCACCAACTACCTTCCTCAGATACTTCAATTGTTCGGAGATGGCATTCTTTAGAGACTGGAAGTGTCTTGACACTGTCTTTAGCGCCAGAGAAATGTAAGGCGTCGAAGAACTAAGACCAGCTACTGATTCAAACGATGACACTACCATTTGCATTTGCTGATGATATTGTTTGTATCTTCTGCAAACCTTATGATACAACGGCaaaacaaattagaaacatGGAATTGCAGCAAATGTTGTGCAGTAATGCCACAATGATTTCAATGGTTGTA
This genomic interval from Cucurbita pepo subsp. pepo cultivar mu-cu-16 chromosome LG20, ASM280686v2, whole genome shotgun sequence contains the following:
- the LOC111783166 gene encoding BEL1-like homeodomain protein 8; its protein translation is MEHSYGFEHVAQQSRRDKLRVSRNSDEQLSFQNSGHSGFDLDLVRIQNFNKNSILPSVMINFSRDSDIMLSQELVGDASLGSVSNYWKTSDWEMNCGNNCLGGEMLNDSTVYTLQDVVNQTAACEGRGNEPNVLPYDTTGFVSDSNPQRLALSLSSNTQFQESEESKTVKSETIGNKNYGKSLQNMMGVSMNPYRNTGPLGPFTGYATILKSSKFLKPAQLLLDEFCSSNAHKFVQPCEASPALNADDETNFSGVGSISSESHQPEYQQKKAKLLYMLDEVCRRYKQYHQQMQMVVSSFESVAGLSSSTPYISLALKTVSRHFQSLKNAISEQLKYLRKVVGEDSSSISAGTSGRKYMEQSFQKQKTGIVNIGFLESQNVWRPQRGLPERAVAILRAWLFEHFLHPYPTDTDKHMLATQTGLSRNQVSNWFINARVRVWKPMVEEIHMLETKSMAEMNNKGHVTIENTAGWTSSEQQPLKSHGVVNEITSQWDQGKPSKLDNGVQSNTEGELMGFVPYRASTVDVGGVGAVSLTLGLRHRVESAHHQQQQQDEQLLRHYGSEMIHDFVG